A genome region from Pristis pectinata isolate sPriPec2 chromosome 4, sPriPec2.1.pri, whole genome shotgun sequence includes the following:
- the slu7 gene encoding pre-mRNA-splicing factor SLU7 — protein sequence MESGTVQNKNPSASEESAGVLGRDEPKKMTREDWRKKKELEEQRKLGNAPAEVDEEGKDINPHIPQYISSVPWYIDPSKRPTLKHQRPQLEKEKKFNLIGEWYKKGIQEGPLVTKYRRGACENCGALTHVKKDCMERPRKVGAKFTGINIAADEHIQPTLSFDYDGKRDRWNGYDSEEHMRIVEEYSKVDLAKRTLKAQKLQEELASGKLVDYVNSSRSQWGEEDHNSGEKDNSEDEDEDKYADDIDMPGQNFDSKRRITVRNLRIREDIAKYLRNLDPNSAYYDPKTRAMRENPYSNTGRNPDEVGYAGDNFVRYTGDTVRMAQTQLFAWEAYEKGSEVHLQADPTKLEVLHQSFKVKKEEFEKQQKGSILEKYGGQEHLNVPPRELLLAQTEDYVEYSRHGAVLKGQEKAVIKSKYEEDVLIGNHKSVWGSYWKDGKWGYKCCHSFIKTSYCTGEAGKQIAEEDDTTCLPEIPDSNQQACDSIPKTLVEIHKEKLKADKKKKKKRKKSHGSDSEDEDAKKKEKLNKALVAEEARLKQVEHILQMDERKRGYNSIYETKEPTEEEMEAYRMKRQRPEDPMASFLGQ from the exons ATGGAATCTGGGACTGTACAAAACAAGAATCCGTCTGCTTCTGAGGAATCTGCTGGTGTGTTGGGCCGCGATGAACCAAAAAAGATGACTCGAGAGGActggagaaaaaagaaagaattaGAAGAGCAAAGAAAGCTTGGTAATGCTCCAGCAGAAGTTGATGAAGAAGGAAA AGACATCAACCCACACATTCCTCAGTATATATCATCAGTTCCATGGTACATTGATCCTTCCAAAAGACCAACTCTCAAACATCAAAGGCCGCAActtgagaaagaaaagaaattcaaTTTGATTGGAGAGTGGTACAAGAAAGGTATACAGGAG GGTCCCTTGGTTACCAAATACCGGAGAGGTGCATGTGAAAATTGTGGAGCACTAACACATGTGAAAAAAGATTGCATGGAA AGACCCAGAAAAGTAGGAGCAAAATTTACAGGTATCAACATTGCTGCAGATGAGCACATACAGCCAACACTTTCATTTGACTATGATGGAAAGCGTGATCGTTGGAATGGTTATGATTCAGAGGAACACATGAGGATTGTGGAGGAATATTCAAAAGTTGACTTG GCCAAGCGGACTCTTAAAGCTCAGAAACTGCAGGAAGAGCTAGCATCTGGGAAGTTGGTGGACTATGTG AATTCTTCAAGATctcagtggggagaagaggaccATAATTCAGGA GAAAAGGACAACAGTGAAGATGAGGATGAAGATAAGTATGCTGATGATATTGATATGCCTGGGCAAAACTTCGACTCCAAGAGAAGAATTACAGTTAGAAATCTCCGCATTCGTGAGGACATTGCAAAA TATCTCAGAAACTTGGATCCAAATTCAGCATACTATGATCCGAAAACAAGAGCCATGAGGGAGAATCCCTATTCTAACACCGGCAGAAATCCAGATGA AGTTGGCTATGCAGGAGATAACTTTGTGCGTTACACAGGTGACACAGTCAGAATGGCACAGACACAGT tgTTTGCCTGGGAGGCTTATGAGAAAGGTTCAGAGGTTCACCTCCAAGCTGATCCTACAAAGCTTGAAGTCCTTCATCAGTCCTTCAAAGTTAAGAAAGAAGAGTTTGAGAAACAACAAAAAGGAAGCATTTTGGAGAAG TATGGAGGCCAGGAGCATCTGAATGTTCCGCCACGGGAGTTGCTGCTAGCTCAGACGGAGGATTATGTAGAGTATTCAAGGCATGGTGCTGTCTTAAAGGGTCAAGAGAAAGCAGTTATAAAGTCCAAGTATGAGGAGGATGTCCTGATTGGTAACCATAAA TCTGTATGGGGATCCTACTGGAAAGATGGGAAATGGGGGTACAAATGCTGCCATTCATTTATCAAAACTTCCTACTGTACTGGCGAAGCAGGGAAGCAGATTGCT GAGGAGGATGACACCACATGTCTACCTgaaattccagattctaaccagcAGGCATGTGACAGCATACCAAAAACTTTAGTTGAG ATACATAAAGAAAAGCTTAAAGCAgacaagaagaagaaaaagaaacgcAAGAAAAGTCATGGCTCAGACAGTGAAGATGAAGAtgcaaaaaagaaagaaaaactgaacaaG GCCCTGGTAGCTGAAGAAGCTCGTTTGAAGCAGGTTGAACACATTTTGCAAATGGATGAACGTAAACGAGGTTATAACAGCATATATGAAACAAAAGAGCCCACAGAAGAAGAAATGGAGGCATACAGAATGAAACGCCAGAGACCTGAAGATCCTATGGCTTCTTTCCTCGGGcaataa